The DNA window gcacgcacAATATGAGCGTACACTCAAGCCttacacattttttattttaagagaagatttacatacttcatattaaaaatcgtacctcaattttttagtgcCACCTGCAACCTATTAAGTactactatcataactacactgatgatgcctattACAGTATTACTCGTATGtcatttgttaaaaataacctaaccacaaaattaaaatttttaaaaaacccccgactgcgacatagtagaccgattttcatgaaacatggctaagaacattcctgagtaactcagctttcagacaaaaaaactaaacctaaatcggttcatccgttcgccaatgccaaagacagacagacaaacagacagacagacagatggacagacagacacgtcaaacttataacaccccgtcgtttttgcgtcgggggttataaaTAAAAACGCCATAATATATGGGgataatatgattttggccacttccaggatgcgaacaacgccatctagttttaagcctaaaaggccatacgtttcaggggtacgcttttttgtatgggctttgtttcTTTGTTACAGATATGAGAAAAATGCCATGTTGATATTCGCGAATACAGAGCCACTAGGGCCGGAGTACGTGGACCAACGAGTGGGACTGATGAAGAGGAGCTTCGGGCAGTTTAGCTTCGAGACGGAGGTGCATGTAGACCTGGGGCCTGGGGAGATGGAGGCTCAGTTGGAGAACTGTAAGTTTGTATACAAAAACATAACTTCgcatagacagataaagtctaaaaaaacgtacctcggaaaCTGTGTAAGAAATGTACGGTCGCCTGGATGGTGCTACCTTTAATTGAATcacggctagatggcgctaatactaaCTTGTCAACTTTTACACAGCCATAagtattttgttttctttagaaCCATTGTTTAAAAaagcatatatatatatatatatatatatatatatatatatatatatatatatatatatatatatatatatatattatccatactaatattataaatggaaaagtgtgtgtgtctgtttgtttgtccgtctttcacggcaaaacggaattatttaactggagatagttgaagggatggagagtgacaaaggctactttttgtctctttctaaccccccactttcctaaaatggaaggtggaagtttgtatggagcactcCGCAATTTACGAAATTTAGTGCtatcgaagccgcgggcaatagctagtgtttacataatttataaaaaaatagatcAAGAGATCCTATCGGCTATCCAAAAgttggtaaaaaatatttttaccaaCTGATGTAATTGTATGTAAATCTAAAAGCATGCCCCGCTGATTAAATTCTTTTTAAGTTTTCAGCAAAGACTTTTCAAGAGTAGGCGCAGTCTGTATAGCAGTGGTGGGAGGAAAGGGGGAGGCGGGTCAACTTCCGGCGGGGGCGCTGCAATGCCACGAGACTCGTGTGCTCAACCGGCTGACTTCCGGTCTACCGGgcgcgctggctggacgtcctAGGATCTACATCACTGAGGTACGCAGAATCTCTAAAATCTGATTAGCTGATTGATTCTTCAGAGCTTGAGTTAGCACTGAGTGAGTAGGTATCATATTGGCCCCTGGACAGGAACTGCGTCGGGGAAAAAGGTTCCaatttggaaccctaggccactgtagaactatgtcatagtgacgttataaatcagattgtaagaaatctcttactgcttgtcattttgacatggttgtagagtggcctagggttccaattggttgattgtacgtaaTATAAACAAGTCAACAACTCTGAAAGTGTCTGGCGTTGTCTATGGTCTATAGATTTAAGGGGTAAGTGTAAGGCTtaagtgcacgctcatattgggcgttgtgcggggcggggcgtgcggcgtgcatgtcaaacaactgaagctcatacaagtgtcctgagtcgacgctgcacagtgtggacgcacgctcgcccgccccgctgcacgcgtCGCCGAACGCACCGCTCCGGGCGTCCACTTAAGCCTTACACATAGAAATATCCAGGAAGCCATactgggaaagtgtatgtgtctgatgtttgtttgtccgtctttcacggcaaaacggagagacgaattgacgtgattttttaagtgaagatagttggtGGGACGGAGAGTAACATAGTctcctttttgtctctttatataCTCTTTTCTTAAAATGGGCGATGGCGCATTCCGCAAGTATTGAATTTAACgtgcggtcaaaagctagttaccTTATATATTTTCCGGTGACTAATGATAGTTACAATTTAATGTGCAGGTGGTACGCGCTGGCATGGCGGCGGACTCTGGTGTGTACTCCCTACCCATCACCAGCCAGTACCCTGACGTGATCGCCGTCCACATACCTCTCATCATCGAGGGAGAGTCGTAAGTTACAAGTATTTCAACATAggtatttgaaattttaaaaactatgATTTTAACTCAAACCTCCGACGTTCCAAGGACaacattgtccccgtggtctcggagtaTCCGTGGCCTGTTTGCAATCTTAAATACTTATGTGttaaaatcgtgaaagtttaaataaagTATGTATTTCAACgtcttataaaattataaaaagcaGGTCAATAGGGTGTGCGTAGGCAAAAATTCTTCGTCGTATTAGGATAAAATTCTATGTCAATatattatcatcatcctccttgcgtgatcccggcatttgccacggctcatgggagcctggggtccactttgacattATGTTGGTCGAAAATACCTACCAAGAGAAAGGGAGGGGGATTATTCAGTGACGTAGGTTTTAGTAGGCCCAGAGCCTTATCAAACTAAGAACAGTTGGCACTTGACATTGATTTTGATAGTAGTTAGAGAAGATAATTAGTTCAACGACGACTTACCGTAAGTAATATTAATCATGTATCCATATTTTCCAGAAACCCTTTGCAAATGCTATGCGACAGGCTGGGTACAGAGCGAGATCTAAAAGCCGAAGTAATGGCCGCGGCTCATGAGGCTGAAACTACATTCCCTGCACTCCAAGATCACCCTATACAAGTTGATAGCACACTCACACTAGAACTAGAGCTTGTTAGGAAAACAGATGCTTTAGAAACTAGTCAAATAGATTCCACAATCGGTTTTAACGGGATTGCCGAAGATGTAAATGTTGGCGAATCTTCGGCAGTAGAAGTTTTGAATGTTGGTAACAAAGAAACTAGTCAAATAGATTTGAAAGTTAATGAGACTTTAGTAGAAGTTTTGAATACTGAAAACAAAGAAATGCAAGCGAAGGGGCAGGACGAGACAAACAAGTCCATAGCAGAAGGTTTAAATGATAGCACTCTTAGCTTAGAACTGGAGCTTCTTAAGAGGAGAGATGATGCTGCTGTAGGAACTAGTCCAGCagattccatattagcaaatggGCTTAAAGGGACTGCACAAGATGTAGGTGTTGGAGAGTCTTCCACAGTAGAAGGTTTGAATGTTGATCCCAAAGGCATTCAATTAGATTTAAAAGTTGGCGAGACATCCGCACTAGCAGAAGCTTTGAATACTGAAAACAAGGAAATACAAGTGGAGAAACAGGTTAACGAGACAAACACAACTATAGGAGGTTTGAATGATGAGGATTTAGATCAAGGAAGACAAGCTAACAGTGAACATGCGGACGACTTACCTAACGGTGCCAAAGAGATTTCAAGATAGAAGGCAACCCACAAAATAATACGAATGTCTATATAACGTACctatgtataaaattaaaataataatagaaataataaaaataaataaatcttttaaaaatgttgtttttatatgtaatttcatgtgtttgtaataaaataacaaaaaaatgtacattacacaagtgcggaaaagtacaagttcgaaacgagtggcgataaattaaaacacgatatATTAAGTtatagaaataaatacataacgCTCTATAGAAAAATCATGAGACATGCTAAAAGACTTGCAGTTCAAGCAGAGATAGACAGATCCCAAGATTCTGTGAAATGTATTTGGAATCTAGTGAATAAATGTAGaaataaaacaaagaagaataatCAAAAGTCAATGCAATTAGTGGTAGATAATAAAGTAATCTGTGATTCTAGAGAAGTAGCATGTATTTTTTCGAGCAAGTTTGATCACGGAAAGAACATCGGTGAAGTTGACTTTGGTAATGCACTTGAAATGGTAGAGAGTAATGTAGATACAAGTTACAAAGATATGAAGTGGTGGACCGTAACCCCTACAGAAATCGTAAGCCTTGTTTCatccatgaaaaataaaaaatcttgcGGTCATGATGAAATGCCAATCACAATTTACAAGGACAATATCGATTTACTAGCGGGCCCATTAGCATACTTCTTTAATAAATGTTATGAACTTGGTAGCTTCCCCGATCAACTTAAAGTAGCAAAAATACTCccggtatataaaaaaaatgctaagAATGATCCAAAAAACTACCGTCCGATTTCTTTATTGCCGGTTATGTCGAAATTGTTCGAAAAAGTGATCAAAAAAAGGCTCAGTGCACACCTAAATGTACACAATGT is part of the Leguminivora glycinivorella isolate SPB_JAAS2020 chromosome 10, LegGlyc_1.1, whole genome shotgun sequence genome and encodes:
- the LOC125230523 gene encoding uncharacterized protein LOC125230523 isoform X1; the encoded protein is MSKSLLDCCLESVCVCFCSWRAARKWILADSGKVTKESHHLGRQRGYGLERYEKNAMLIFANTEPLGPEYVDQRVGLMKRSFGQFSFETEVHVDLGPGEMEAQLENFFSKDFSRVGAVCIAVVGGKGEAGQLPAGALQCHETRVLNRLTSGLPGALAGRPRIYITEVVRAGMAADSGVYSLPITSQYPDVIAVHIPLIIEGESNPLQMLCDRLGTERDLKAEVMAAAHEAETTFPALQDHPIQVDSTLTLELELVRKTDALETSQIDSTIGFNGIAEDVNVGESSAVEVLNVGNKETSQIDLKVNETLVEVLNTENKEMQAKGQDETNKSIAEGLNDSTLSLELELLKRRDDAAVGTSPADSILANGLKGTAQDVGVGESSTVEGLNVDPKGIQLDLKVGETSALAEALNTENKEIQVEKQVNETNTTIGGLNDEDLDQGRQANSEHADDLPNGAKEISR
- the LOC125230523 gene encoding uncharacterized protein LOC125230523 isoform X2, translated to MLIFANTEPLGPEYVDQRVGLMKRSFGQFSFETEVHVDLGPGEMEAQLENFFSKDFSRVGAVCIAVVGGKGEAGQLPAGALQCHETRVLNRLTSGLPGALAGRPRIYITEVVRAGMAADSGVYSLPITSQYPDVIAVHIPLIIEGESNPLQMLCDRLGTERDLKAEVMAAAHEAETTFPALQDHPIQVDSTLTLELELVRKTDALETSQIDSTIGFNGIAEDVNVGESSAVEVLNVGNKETSQIDLKVNETLVEVLNTENKEMQAKGQDETNKSIAEGLNDSTLSLELELLKRRDDAAVGTSPADSILANGLKGTAQDVGVGESSTVEGLNVDPKGIQLDLKVGETSALAEALNTENKEIQVEKQVNETNTTIGGLNDEDLDQGRQANSEHADDLPNGAKEISR